One Setaria viridis chromosome 7, Setaria_viridis_v4.0, whole genome shotgun sequence genomic region harbors:
- the LOC117862609 gene encoding uncharacterized protein, which produces MSRALARRPAPPFLRLRSIVCDDGYWMGRLDHKDWLAPNEVLKIFANIRDPGLITSVFNKACNRRDYKPSEALYSLMIDKLACARRFSDVEELLAKARAEKFRFSDEFFYRLIKMYGNVAEHPQKAIDTLFAMPGYNCWPSTKTFNYVLHMLVCKRQYEVVHEIYSSAPRLGVTLDTCSFNILVKGLCQFGKIDEAMSLLHEMPKQGCQPNVTTYSTLMHFLCQRCQVDKAFELFERMQKQDIAADTVVYNILISGLCKEERVTEAFGLFKSMTSEGCYPNSGTYQVLLDGLISSGKFGEAKNLISVMSTENVRPSFQSYKLLIDGLCSDDCLDDAHLVLKQMVGQGFVPRMGTWRKLLISMC; this is translated from the coding sequence ATGTCTAGAGCCTTAGCGCGTCGCCCGGCGCCTCCTTTCTTGAGATTGCGCTCCATCGTGTGCGACGATGGCTACTGGATGGGCAGATTGGACCACAAGGACTGGCTCGCCCCAAACGAGGTGCTCAAGATATTTGCCAACATCAGGGATCCTGGCCTGATAACCAGTGTGTTCAATAAAGCGTGCAACCGAAGAGACTACAAGCCCAGTGAGGCGCTCTACAGCTTGATGATTGACAAGCTGGCCTGCGCCAGGAGGTTCAGTGATGTGGAGGAGTTGCTGGCCAAGGCAAGAGCTGAAAAGTTCAGGTTTTCAGATGAGTTCTTCTACAGGCTGATCAAGATGTACGGCAATGTGGCAGAACATCCTCAGAAAGCCATCGACACGCTCTTTGCAATGCCTGGATATAATTGTTGGCCTTCTACAAAGACATTCAATTATGTTCTTCACATGCTTGTGTGTAAGCGGCAGTATGAGGTTGTCCATGAGATATACTCGAGCGCACCCAGGCTTGGGGTGACACTGGACACCTGCTCCTTCAATATTCTTGTCAAGGGCTTGTGCCAATTTGGTAAGATTGATGAGGCAATGTCTTTGCTGCATGAGATGCCAAAGCAGGGGTGCCAGCCTAATGTGACGACCTACTCGACTTTGATGCATTTCCTTTGCCAGCGCTGTCAGGTTGATAAAGCATTTGAGTTGTTTGAGAGAATGCAGAAGCAGGATATTGCCGCAGATACAGTTGTGTACAATATTTTGATCTCTGGTCTCTGCAAGGAGGAAAGAGTGACTGAGGCGTTTGGTCTGTTCAAATCAATGACGTCTGAAGGGTGCTATCCTAATTCAGGGACTTATCAGGTACTTCTTGATGGTCTCATCAGTTCAGGAAAGTTTGGGGAGGCCAAGAATCTGATTAGCGTCATGAGTACAGAAAATGTGAGGCCCAGCTTCCAATCCTACAAGCTGCTGATCGATGGCCTCTGCAGTGATGACTGCTTAGATGATGCGCATCTTGTCTTGAAGCAAATGGTGGGCCAAGGTTTTGTTCCTCGAATGGGCACTTGGAGAAAACTTCTGATATCCATGTGCTAA